TGCCGCCGCCCTGCGACGAGTTGACCACCAGCGAGCCTTCCTTCAGGGCCACGCGGGTCAGGCCGCCCGGGACCATCGACACGGTCTTGCCCGACAGGACGAACGGACGCAGGTCGATATGGCGCGGCGCGATGCCCGACTCGACGAAGGTGGGACAGGCCGACAGGGCCAGCGTGGGCTGGGCGATGTAGCCGTCCGGCTTGGCCAGCAGGCGCTCGCGGAAAGACGCGATCTCGGCCTGGGTCGACGCCGGCCCGATCAGCATGCCGTAGCCGCCGGCGCCGTGCACTTCCTTGACCACCAGCTCGGACAGGTTCGCCAGGGTGTAGTCGAGATCGTCTTTTTTCCGGCACTGGTAAGTCGGGACGTTGTTGAGGATCGGCTTTTCGCCGAGGTAGAACTCGATCATGTCGGGCACGAACGGATAGATCGATTTGTCGTCGGCCACGCCGGTGCCGATCGCATTGGCCACGCCGACCCTCCCCGCGCGCACGGCGTCGAGCAGGCCGGGCACGCCCAGCGTCGATTCGGGACGGAAGGCGCGCGGGTCGAGGTAATCGTCGTCGACGCGGCGATAGATGACATCCACGCGCTGCGGTCCGCGCGTACTGCGCATGTAGACGGTGTCGTCGCGTACGTACAGGTCCTGCCCCTGCACCAGGGTCACGCCCATCTGCTGCGCCAGGAAGGCATGCTCGAAGTAGGCCGAGTTGTACATTCCGGGCGTGAGCACGACCACGGTGGGGTCGTCGACGCCTTGCGGGGCCACGCTGCGCAAATTGTCGAGCAACAGGTCCGGGTAGTGGTCGACCGGCGCCACGCGGTTGCGCGCGAACAGGTCGGGGAACAGGCGCATCATCATCTTGCGGTTTTCCAGCATGTACGAGACACCGGACGGCACGCGCAGATTATCTTCGAGTACGTAGAACTCGCCTTCGCCGGCGCGCACGATATCGACCCCGGCGATGTGAGCGTAAATATCCGACGGAACCCTCACGCCCTGCATGGCGGGCCGGTATTGCGCATTGTTCAGCACCTGTTCGCGCGGGATGACACCGGCACGCAGGATTTCCTGGTCATGGTAGACGTCATGCAGGAAGCGGTTCAGCGCAGTGACGCGCTGGACCAGGCCGGCCTGCAGCCGGGTCCATTCGGCGGCATCGATCACGCGCGGAATGATGTCGAACGGGATCAGGCGCTCCTTGCCGGCGTTGTCGCCATACACGGCGAACGTGATCCCGACGCGCTGGAAGTTCAGCTCGGCTTCCGCCCTCTTCTGCTCGGTCACTTGCGGCGTCTGTTGCGCCAGCCACTCGGCAAACGCCTGGTAATGAGGCCGCACGGTCGCCGTGTTGGAATACATCTCGTCGTAAAAATTCGGCATCGTCTCCTCCTATGCCGGGATAGTAACAAGAAATGTGTCAAGATATGGTCCGAATGGCAACGCAATCGTGTCGCGGGTAATCGTGCCGAGATAACCGACATTCCACTCATATAATTTGGTGCATCGAACCAGGCCTGTCCCGTTTGCCCCACCTGATCGCGCCCACACCGAAAGGCACTCCCCGCATGGCTATCCGTATCGCACTCCATCACAAGACCAGTTACCGTTACGACCGCCAGGTCGCCCTGTCGCCGCATGAAGTCCGGCTGCGCCCGGCGCCCCACGCGCGTACGCCGATCCTGTCGTACTCGCTGACGGTGCAGCCGGAACAGCATTTCATCAACTGGCAGCAAGACCCTTACGGCAATTACATCGGGCGTTTCGTGTTTCCGGAAAAGTCGGACAAGCTCGAGTTCACGGTCGACCTGGTGGCGGACATGACCGTCATCAACCCTTTCGATTTCTTCATCGAGAGCTATGCCGACACCTTCCCGTTCGCCTATCCGGACGAACTGAGGACCGAACTGAGTCCCTACCTGCAGACCGACACGCCGGGCCCTTTGCTGGCCGAATGGGTGGCGGCGGTACGGCGCGAGCTGCTGGCGCATCCGATGTCGACGATCGACTTTCTGGTCGCGATCAACCAGCGTCTCCAGGGCAAGATCGGCTACCTGGTGCGGATGGAGCCGGGCGTGCAGACGCCGGAAGACACGCTGCTGAAATGTTCCGGCTCGTGCCGCGACAGCGGCTGGCTGTTGGTGCACGCGCTGCGCGAGCTGGGGCTGGCGGCGCGCTTCGTGTCCGGCTACCTGATCCAGCTGCGCGCCGACCAGCAGGCGCTCGACGGTCCCGCCGGCCCGGCCGAGGACTTCACCGACCTGCACGCGTGGACCGAGGTATTCATTCCCGGCGCCGGCTGGATCGGGCTGGACCCGACCTCGGGCATGCTGGCCGGCGAAGGCCACATTCCGCTCGCCTGCACGGCGATGCCCTCGTCGGCGGCGCCGGTGACGGGATTTACCGACAAGGCCGAGGTCGAATTCGTCCACGAGATGACGGTCACGCGCATCCACGAAGACCCGCGCGTGACCAAGCCGTACTCGGAAGCCGACTGGCAGGGCATCGAGCGCCTGGGCCGCCAGGTCGATGCCGACCTGCAGCGCCAGGACGTGCGCCTGACCCAGGGCGGCGAACCGACCTTCGTGTCGATCGACGACATGGACGGGGCGGAATGGAACACCGAGGCGCACGGCGAGAACAAGCGCGCGCTGGCGGGCAAGCTGATGCTCCGCCTGAAAGACCACTTTGCGCCGGGCGGACTGGTGCACTACGGCCAGGGCAAATGGTATCCGGGCGAGCCGCTGCCGCGTTGGGCGCTGAATATCTTCTGGCGCGCCGACGGCCAGCCGATGTGGGCCGATCCGACCCGGTTCTCCGATGAACACGTCGACGACGGCTATGGCGCCGACGAGGCGGCCCGCTTCGCCGCCGAACTGACCGCGACACTCGGCTTGGGCGCGCACAGCGCGATCCCCGCCTACGAGGACGTGCCGGTGCAGGCCAGGCACGAACAGGCGCTGCCGCCCAACCTGGACCCGTTGCGGGCCGACCTGAAGGCGCCCGAAGAGCGGCGCCGGCTGGCGCGCCTGCTCGAGCGCGGCCTGGGCCAGGTGGCCGGCTGGGTGCTGCCGCTGCAGCCGGTGCAGGACGGCCCGGCCGGCACCGGCTCGCAGAATTCGGGCTGGCAGACCTCGGCCTGGCCGCTGCGGCGCGAACACCTGTACCTGATCGAGGGCGACTCGCCGATCGGCTTGCGCCTGCCGCTCGGTTCGCTGCCGTGGGTGCAGCCGGAACAGCGCGATGGGGCGTTCGACGTCGACCCGTTCGCGCCGCGCGGCCCGTTGCCGGCCGCGGACCGGAGCCAGCGGCCGATCCCGGGCCTGGCGCCGGCCAAGCATGCGCAGCCGCCGGCCCTGCCGAGCGAACCGGGCGCGCGCGACGTCATCCATACCGCGCTGTGCGTCGAAGTGCGCGCCGGCCGCCTGTACGTCTTCATGCCGCCCTTGAAGCGCATCGAGGATTACCTGGCCCTGCTCGGCGCGGTCGAAGCGACCGCGGCCAAGCTGGACATGAAGCTGCGCATCGAAGGCTATGTGCCGCCGCGCGACGCGCGCGTCAAGCTGCTCAGCGTCACGCCCGACCCTGGCGTGATCGAAGTCAATATTCATCCGGCTGCAAGCTGGGACGAGCTGGTCGCCAACGTGACGACCCTGTACCAGGAGGCGCGCCTGACCCGCCTGGGCACCGAGAAATTCATGTTCGATGGCCGCCATACGGGCACCGGCGGCGGCAACCACGCCACCCTCGGCGGCGCCAGCGCCGAAGACAGCCCGATGCTGCGCCGGCCGGACCTGCTCAAGAGCCTGATCACTTACTGGCAGATCCATCCGGCCTTGTCCTACCTGTTTTCCGGCACCTTCGTCGGGCCGACCAGCCAGGCGCCACGGGTCGACGAAGCGCGCGACGACAACCTGTACGAACTGGCGATCGCGTTCCAGCAGATGGACCAGGTGCTGCCGACCCTGGCGCCGGGCGACAAGCCCTGGATGGTCGACCGCCTGCTGCGCAACCTGCTGGTCGACCTGACCGGCAATACGCACCGCGCCGAGTTTTCGATCGACAAGCTGTATTCGCCGGACGGGCCGACCGGGCGCCTGGGCCTGGTGGAATTCCGCGCCTTCGAAATGCCGCCGCATGAACGCATGAGCCTGTTGCAAATGCTGCTGTTGCGCGCCCTGGTCGCGCGCTTCTGGAACCGGCCTTGCCGGACCACTCTGGTGCACTGGGGCACCGCGCTGCATGATCGCTGGATGCTGCCGCACTTCGTCGCCCAGGATATCCGCGACGTCGCCAGGGACTTGCGCGCGGCCGGCTACGCGTTCGAAGATCACTGGTTCGAGCCGTTCATCGAATTCCGTTTCCCGCGCTTCGGCACCGTGGTCTACGAAGGCGTCGAAATGGAGCTGCGCCAGGCGATCGAGCCGTGGAACGTGCTCGGCGAGGAAGTCGGCGCCGGAGGCACCGCACGTTATGTCGATTCCTCGGTCGAACGGATGCAGCTGCGCGTGCGCGGGCTGACCGACGGCCGCCACGTCGTCGCCTGCAACGGGCGCATGCTGCCGCTGCACCCGACCGGCGTGCCGGGCGAATACGTGGCGGGCGTGCGCTTCCGCGCCTGGAGCCCCTGGTCGGCCCTGCACCCGACCATCAAGGTGCAGGCGCCGCTGGTGTTCGACCTGGTCGACACCTGGAACGGCCGCTCGATCGGTGGCTGCACTTACCATGTGGCGCATCCCGGCGGACGCAACGAAACGGGATCGCCGGTCAATGCGAATGCTGCCGAGGCACGCCGCGTGGCGCGTTTCTGGCCGCATGGCCACACGCCCGGCCCGATGACGGTGAACAAGGAAGAGCCCAATCCGCGTTTCCCGATGACGCTCGACTTGCGCTGGCAACCGGATTGACTTGGGCAGCCGTTTACGCCGTAAAATAGTTGCCATGCAGAATCCATACCTTGCCCAGTCATTGCTGGCTCAATACCACGCCGCACCGGACGGTTTCGACGAACTGCTCGATGCGGCGCGGTTGCCGCGCGCCCACTGGCGCGCGGTGCTCGACAGCCTGGAGCACGAAATGCCCGACCTCATGCGCCAGCGCATGGAGATGGTGCGGCACCAGGTGCTCGAAAACGGCGTGGCCTACAACGTGCTGGCGCAGGCCGAAGGCAGGCAACGTTCGTGGGAACTGAACGTGCTGCCGCTGATCCTGCCGCACGAGGAATGGAGCGGCATCGAGGCGGCCGTCATCCAGCGCGCTACCTTGCTCAACAAAATCCTCGCCGACGTCTACGGCGAGCAGGACCTGCTGCGCGACGGCCTGTTGCCGCCGGCGCTCATCCATGGCAACGCCGGCTTCCTGCGCCCGTGCCACGGCATGCGGCATTACGACGACGTCGCTCTGCATTTTTATGCGGTCGACCTGGCGCGCGCACCCGACGGCCGCTGGTGGGTCGTCGCCGACCGCACCCAGGGCCCGTCCGGCGCCGGCTATGCGCTGGAAAACCGCGCCATCATGACGCCCATCTTCCCCGACCTGCTGCGCGAACTGAAAGTGCAGTCGCCCGCCGGGTTCTTCCGCACCGTGCACGACAGCCTGGTGCGCTGGGGACGGCTGTGCGCGGCCGGGGGCGACGCCCCGAGCCCGCTGCGCGAAGGGGAAATGCCGCTGATCGTGATGTTGACCCCGGGCGCAGGCGCCGAGACCTACCACGAGCAGGCCTACCTGGCGCGTTATCTCGGCTTGCCGCTGGTCGAAGGCGACGACCTCACCGTGCGCAACGGCGTGGTCTACCTGAAGACACTGGACGGCCTGTTGCGCGTCCATGTGGTCCTGCGCCTGCTGGACGACGACGCATGCGATCCGCTGGAATTGCAAAACCGGCTCGATGGCGCCGTGCAGGGCGTGGCCGGACTGACCCACGCCGCCATGCGCGGCAACGTGGTGGTGGCCAACAGCCTCGGCTCGAACCTGATCGAATCGGGCGCCCTGCTCGGCTTCCTGCCGGCGCTGTCCAAGCGCCTGCTGGGCGAACCCCTGAAAATGCCTTCGGTCGCCACCTGGTGGTGCGGCGAGCCGTCGGCGCTGGAAGCGGTGATCGGCAACCTGGATCACTTGGTCATCAAGCCCAGCTTTGCCCATCTGCCGCAGTTTGCCGTGTTCGGCCAGGACCTGACCGTGGATGCGCGCGCGGCCCTGATCGCGGACCTGCGCGCCAACCCGAACAATTACATCGCCCAGGAGCGGGTGCGGCTGTCGCAGGCGCCGGTCTGGACCGACGGGACGACAACGGGGGCAGCGCCGGGCCTGAAGGCGCGCGCGGTCGGGCTGCGGGTGTTCGCCTGCGCCACCCCGAACGGCTACGTGGTCATGCCGGGCGGGCTGACCCGGGTCGCCACCGGGCCGGATGCGCGCGTGCTGACGATACAAAAGGGCGGCGCCAGCAAGGACACCTGGGTCCAGGCGCGCGCCGGGTCGCAGCAGCACCGCCTGCAAAAGCGCAGCATCCTGGGCCAGGACCTGGTGCGCGAAGACACCAGCCTGCCGAGCCGGGTGGCGGAAGACCTGCTGTGGTTCGGACGCTATACCGAGCGCTGCGACAATATCTGCCGCCTGCTGCGGGTCGCACTGAACATCCTGTTCAACGTGCGCTTCCACCAGCGCGGCGCGGAATGGCCGACGGTCGAGTCGCTGTGCATCTGGTTCGAGCTGCTTGCCGAAAAACCGCCGGCGGCCCTGGCCGCGGGCCAGGCCGCCAACGACGCCGGTGCGCCGCCGGCCGCCATTTTCACGGATGCCGAGATCGAGTCGGCCCTGCTGCTGGCGGTGGTGTCGCCCGCCGTTCCCGGCCTGGCCCGGCAGCAGCAGCAACTGCACCGGCTTGCCGGCCAGGTGCACGAACGCTTTTCGATCGACAATTGGCACGCATTGAGCCGCCTGGCCCAGCCCGCCACCCAGCTGGCGACGCCGCCGTCCCAGTCGGAAGTGATGACGATCCTCGACGACGCCGCCACCGCGCTGATGACACTGGCCGGATTCGCCCACGACGGGATGACGCGCGACCTCGGCTGGCGTTTCATGTTCATCGGGCGCCGCCTGGAGCGGCTGCAATTCCAGAGCGTCGCGCTGCAGCGCGCGCTCGCCATGGACGTGAACGGCAACCTCGACTGGCTGCTCGAACTGTCCGACAGTATCATCACCTACCGCGTGCGTTACCGCAGCCAGCCCGAGTGGCTGCCGGTGCTCGACCTGCTGCTGTGCGACGAGACCAATCCACGCTCGATCCTGTTCCAGCTCGACAGCATCCTGCGCACCCTGGCCAAGATCGCCAAGACCCACGGCCCCTGCGGCGAACATCTGCTGGCGCCATTGAGGGAAGAAGTGCTGGCGCTGCAGCCGGACATCGACCTGAACCACGGCAATGCCCGGCTGAGCGACCTGCTGCACCGGATCCAGCTCGCCAGCGCGGCCCTGTCGGAGCAGCTCGGCATGCAGTTTTTCAGCTATACCGACATCGGCCAGCAAAGGAACCGCACGTCATGAGCGATTTTGCGGGGAGCACGGACGTCTGCGCGCGCTATCGCGTCGTGCACGAAACGCGCTATCAATACCAGAGCACGGTCAGCCTGTCGCAGCAATACCTGCATCTGACGCCGCGCTCGTTCGCACATCAAGCCACCGAATCGCATCTGATCTGGCTCGATCCCGCCCTCCACGACAGCAAGGACGGCGTCGATTACTTCGGCAATCACACCCGCCATGTGTCGATCGCCCAGCCGCACGACAGCTTGCTGGTGCATGCGGAATCAACGGTCGCCCTGCGCCCGCGCCCGGACCTGGCGCAGATCGCCGGGACCCTGCCATGGGAAAGCGTGCGCGACATGATGGGCAAGGAAAAGAGCGCGGCCACGCTGGACGCCTGCCGCTACCTGTACGCCTCGCCCCATGTGACCCTGTTCCCCGAGCTCGAAGCGTACGCACGGCGCAGCTATACGCCGGCGCGGCCCCAGCTCGATGCCGCGTTTGATCTGACACAAAGGATCTTCGACGAGTTCGAATTCGACGCCAGGGCAACGGAGATTTCGACGCCGCTCGAGCAGGTGCTGCGCGGACGGCGCGGCGTCTGCCAGGATTTCGCACAGCTCATGATCGGCTGCCTGCGCAGCATCGGCCTGCCGGCGCGCTACGTGAGCGGGTACATCCTGACCCACCCGCCGCCGGGCAAGCCGCGCCTGGTCGGCGCCGATGCCTCGCATGCCTGGGTCTCGGTATATTGCCCGGCACTGGGCTGGGTCGACTTCGACCCGACCAATCGCTGCCTGGTGCACCATGAACACATCACGCTGGGCTGGGGCCGCGATTTCAGCGACGTCACCCCGATGCGCGGCATCGTGCTCGGCGGCGGCGCGCAGACGCTGTCGGTGCAGGTCACGGTGACGCCGCTGCCGTTGCCCGGCGCGCTGCCTGACCAGGCCTGAGCCCTACAGGCGCGCCAGCAACTCGGCCTTCTTGGCGTCAAACTCCGCTTCGGTCAGGATGTCGCGGCTGCGCAGTTCGGCGAGCTTGTCGATCGCGGCAAAGATGTCCATGCCGGCGGCGCTGGCCGTGCCGGCGTGTTGCGGCATCGCGGCCGACGGTGCCGGTCTCGATGGCGCCGTTGGCGCAACGCCGTCGACCGACACGACCGGCAAGCGTGCGACATCGATCAGGCCGCGCTGGCTGGTAAAGCTGAGCGAGCCGCCATGCGACTGCTGCTGTGAAAATCCGCCGATCTGGTGGTCCAGCGTATCGTAGATTGTGACCCGGCCGTTCACGTCGATGGCCAGGCGGCGCTCGCGCGCGAAATAGGCGTAGCGAACGCCGTTCTGCGCGCCCGCGCTGTTAGGCGAAGGCAAATCGGCGCCCCACCAGTTGCCGGTGCCGGCGTGCGCAGGCGCGATGAACAGACTTGCGCCGCCGGCGGGCGCCGCGTTCCCGCCGTAGTTTGCTCCGCCCGCATGGCTGTGCTGTTGCTGGCCGCCCTGGCTTTGCGACTGGAAGCTGCCGCTCCTGAGCAGGTCCGGCTGCCGCGCGACCAGTTGCGCGAGTTCAGTGCACAGCTTGCTGACGCTGGCTTTGAGACTGTTGTTGAACATGTCCGATACCATCGTCATGCCGCCACTCATCCATTGCCCCGAGCCGGCGAATTCCGGATGGTTGAACTGCGCCATCCTGCCGTTGCCGTCGATGACCGACTGCAGCATGCTCAGGACCGCATCCGTGCTGTAGCCGTAGCGCTTGGCGATATCCTCGATGATCTGCTGTCCGGCGGGAGAGAGCTGCTGCATGGTCGTTTTCCTGTCGTTAGATTCTTGCTTGCCGTCTCAGGCCGGTTTTTTCCACAAGGTGCGGCCGAAGAACGTCAGCGTACGATCCCACGCGGTCTGCGCCCAGGCCGGATCGTACTGGGTGCCGGCGATCCGGCCCGGGCCGACAGCCTGCTCGTTGGCGAAGGCGTGATGCGCCAGGTAGCGGTGCGGCTCGTAATCGACATGCGCGGCGGCCAGCTTCTTGTCGAGTTCGTCGATCGTCGCGATCGGGAAGAAAGCGTCCTGGGTGCCCCAGTGCGCCTGCAGCGGCGCGCTGATCTTGTTGGCGTCGATATAGTCGAGCGGCGGGCAGCCGTACCAGACCACGGCGGCCGACAGATCGGACAATTGCGACGCCGCCAGCAGCGTCAGCGCGCCGCCCATGCAAAAACCGGTCACGGCGACGGCCGGCGCACGCTCCTTCAGGTAGTCCACGGCGCCGCGAATGTCCTGGCTGACCGCATCGCCGAAGTTCAGGCTGTCCATCAGGTGATGGGCTTCCTCCTCTTCCACCGTCATCTTGCCGCGATACAGGTCGGGCACCAGGGCCAGGTAGCCGGCCTGGGCGAGACGGTCGGCGACGCCGCGGATCTGGTCGTTCAGTCCCCACCATTCCTGGATGACGACCACCGCAGGGGCGCCCTCGAGCTTGTCCGGTTGCGCCAGATAGCCTTGCACCTCCTGGCCATCCGGACGCTTGAAGGTGACCATCGATGATTGAGTCTGTTTCATGAGTTTGTCTGTCGAGTCGAAAGGGTTTTACCATTCTACTCGTCAGCGAAGCCGGGCGCGCCGGCGGCACCGTATCGCGTGCCGTGGTCAGCGCGCGGCGGCGCAGCCCTCCTCTCCTAGACCTACTTCGAGCACGCGCTCGAGCTCGAGCCCGGCACGATGCTCTGGTCGGTGTCGCCGCGCCGACGTCGCCCTGTCGATGACCGTGGACGTCTGGAACGGCGCTATTGCCAGCGCCGGCATCGGATCGGGCGCGTGGGTTCCTGGCAGGCTCACGCATCTGCTGATACCTGCACCAACTGAACAGCAGCCTTGATATGGCAACTGGAGACGCGCCAGTTATGTTCGATAAGCAGAATAATGCGTGAGCACTTTACGCACCGCTGAATCCGCGCGCCACGATGCCTTGAATCCAGGACGACAAGAGCTCCAGTGACTCCCGCGCCGTTGACAATTCCATATGACCATACCCGAACAAGAATCCGGTTGGATTCGACCCCGGCCCGGCCAGATCGGTCATTGGCTGGAAACGAACGCCATTCGCCTTCAATGCCTCTTGCAATGCGCAATCGATTCGGGCGGTCTGACCGCGCAGGACGACAAGCATGCCTGCGCCATTGCCCTGGAACGCAATATACCGGCTGCACGGCGCCAGCTGCTTCTGGATGAGCCGACGAATCGACAGGTAGTGACGCCGCGACCGCCGGATGTGACGGTCGAGTTCACCCGACCTCAACAGCGCTTCCATGATTTTCTGTGCCGGCCAGGAAGCGCGTTGATGGGCTTGACCTATCCGGAAAGCGATATTTCGCGCTATTTGCGGCGGCGCGACCGCAAAGCCGATGCGCAATGCCGGCGATGCCGCATTGGCAAATGTCCCGAGGAGCATCGTATTGTCTGGCGCCATGCTGTACAAGGTCGGGTAATCGCTGCCTTCGTAAGTGAATTCGCAACCGTAGTCATTCTCGAGAATCAGCGTGCCATGATGTTGCGCATGACTGATCAGCTGCTGGCGTCGTAATGCGGAAAGCCGTCCGCCTGCCGGATACCGATGGTTGGGCGTAACGTGTACCAACACCGGTTTTTTCTCGGCGCCGAATGCGCGGCCGACCATCAAACCCTCGCCGTCGACCGGCACATGGTCGAGATCCGCCCCGACCTTGAGGAGCGCTCGCCTCAC
This genomic stretch from Massilia sp. 9096 harbors:
- a CDS encoding transglutaminase family protein yields the protein MSDFAGSTDVCARYRVVHETRYQYQSTVSLSQQYLHLTPRSFAHQATESHLIWLDPALHDSKDGVDYFGNHTRHVSIAQPHDSLLVHAESTVALRPRPDLAQIAGTLPWESVRDMMGKEKSAATLDACRYLYASPHVTLFPELEAYARRSYTPARPQLDAAFDLTQRIFDEFEFDARATEISTPLEQVLRGRRGVCQDFAQLMIGCLRSIGLPARYVSGYILTHPPPGKPRLVGADASHAWVSVYCPALGWVDFDPTNRCLVHHEHITLGWGRDFSDVTPMRGIVLGGGAQTLSVQVTVTPLPLPGALPDQA
- a CDS encoding DUF2126 domain-containing protein, whose protein sequence is MAIRIALHHKTSYRYDRQVALSPHEVRLRPAPHARTPILSYSLTVQPEQHFINWQQDPYGNYIGRFVFPEKSDKLEFTVDLVADMTVINPFDFFIESYADTFPFAYPDELRTELSPYLQTDTPGPLLAEWVAAVRRELLAHPMSTIDFLVAINQRLQGKIGYLVRMEPGVQTPEDTLLKCSGSCRDSGWLLVHALRELGLAARFVSGYLIQLRADQQALDGPAGPAEDFTDLHAWTEVFIPGAGWIGLDPTSGMLAGEGHIPLACTAMPSSAAPVTGFTDKAEVEFVHEMTVTRIHEDPRVTKPYSEADWQGIERLGRQVDADLQRQDVRLTQGGEPTFVSIDDMDGAEWNTEAHGENKRALAGKLMLRLKDHFAPGGLVHYGQGKWYPGEPLPRWALNIFWRADGQPMWADPTRFSDEHVDDGYGADEAARFAAELTATLGLGAHSAIPAYEDVPVQARHEQALPPNLDPLRADLKAPEERRRLARLLERGLGQVAGWVLPLQPVQDGPAGTGSQNSGWQTSAWPLRREHLYLIEGDSPIGLRLPLGSLPWVQPEQRDGAFDVDPFAPRGPLPAADRSQRPIPGLAPAKHAQPPALPSEPGARDVIHTALCVEVRAGRLYVFMPPLKRIEDYLALLGAVEATAAKLDMKLRIEGYVPPRDARVKLLSVTPDPGVIEVNIHPAASWDELVANVTTLYQEARLTRLGTEKFMFDGRHTGTGGGNHATLGGASAEDSPMLRRPDLLKSLITYWQIHPALSYLFSGTFVGPTSQAPRVDEARDDNLYELAIAFQQMDQVLPTLAPGDKPWMVDRLLRNLLVDLTGNTHRAEFSIDKLYSPDGPTGRLGLVEFRAFEMPPHERMSLLQMLLLRALVARFWNRPCRTTLVHWGTALHDRWMLPHFVAQDIRDVARDLRAAGYAFEDHWFEPFIEFRFPRFGTVVYEGVEMELRQAIEPWNVLGEEVGAGGTARYVDSSVERMQLRVRGLTDGRHVVACNGRMLPLHPTGVPGEYVAGVRFRAWSPWSALHPTIKVQAPLVFDLVDTWNGRSIGGCTYHVAHPGGRNETGSPVNANAAEARRVARFWPHGHTPGPMTVNKEEPNPRFPMTLDLRWQPD
- a CDS encoding SHOCT domain-containing protein; the protein is MQQLSPAGQQIIEDIAKRYGYSTDAVLSMLQSVIDGNGRMAQFNHPEFAGSGQWMSGGMTMVSDMFNNSLKASVSKLCTELAQLVARQPDLLRSGSFQSQSQGGQQQHSHAGGANYGGNAAPAGGASLFIAPAHAGTGNWWGADLPSPNSAGAQNGVRYAYFARERRLAIDVNGRVTIYDTLDHQIGGFSQQQSHGGSLSFTSQRGLIDVARLPVVSVDGVAPTAPSRPAPSAAMPQHAGTASAAGMDIFAAIDKLAELRSRDILTEAEFDAKKAELLARL
- a CDS encoding circularly permuted type 2 ATP-grasp protein, encoding MQNPYLAQSLLAQYHAAPDGFDELLDAARLPRAHWRAVLDSLEHEMPDLMRQRMEMVRHQVLENGVAYNVLAQAEGRQRSWELNVLPLILPHEEWSGIEAAVIQRATLLNKILADVYGEQDLLRDGLLPPALIHGNAGFLRPCHGMRHYDDVALHFYAVDLARAPDGRWWVVADRTQGPSGAGYALENRAIMTPIFPDLLRELKVQSPAGFFRTVHDSLVRWGRLCAAGGDAPSPLREGEMPLIVMLTPGAGAETYHEQAYLARYLGLPLVEGDDLTVRNGVVYLKTLDGLLRVHVVLRLLDDDACDPLELQNRLDGAVQGVAGLTHAAMRGNVVVANSLGSNLIESGALLGFLPALSKRLLGEPLKMPSVATWWCGEPSALEAVIGNLDHLVIKPSFAHLPQFAVFGQDLTVDARAALIADLRANPNNYIAQERVRLSQAPVWTDGTTTGAAPGLKARAVGLRVFACATPNGYVVMPGGLTRVATGPDARVLTIQKGGASKDTWVQARAGSQQHRLQKRSILGQDLVREDTSLPSRVAEDLLWFGRYTERCDNICRLLRVALNILFNVRFHQRGAEWPTVESLCIWFELLAEKPPAALAAGQAANDAGAPPAAIFTDAEIESALLLAVVSPAVPGLARQQQQLHRLAGQVHERFSIDNWHALSRLAQPATQLATPPSQSEVMTILDDAATALMTLAGFAHDGMTRDLGWRFMFIGRRLERLQFQSVALQRALAMDVNGNLDWLLELSDSIITYRVRYRSQPEWLPVLDLLLCDETNPRSILFQLDSILRTLAKIAKTHGPCGEHLLAPLREEVLALQPDIDLNHGNARLSDLLHRIQLASAALSEQLGMQFFSYTDIGQQRNRTS
- a CDS encoding dienelactone hydrolase family protein, which gives rise to MKQTQSSMVTFKRPDGQEVQGYLAQPDKLEGAPAVVVIQEWWGLNDQIRGVADRLAQAGYLALVPDLYRGKMTVEEEEAHHLMDSLNFGDAVSQDIRGAVDYLKERAPAVAVTGFCMGGALTLLAASQLSDLSAAVVWYGCPPLDYIDANKISAPLQAHWGTQDAFFPIATIDELDKKLAAAHVDYEPHRYLAHHAFANEQAVGPGRIAGTQYDPAWAQTAWDRTLTFFGRTLWKKPA
- a CDS encoding circularly permuted type 2 ATP-grasp protein, whose protein sequence is MPNFYDEMYSNTATVRPHYQAFAEWLAQQTPQVTEQKRAEAELNFQRVGITFAVYGDNAGKERLIPFDIIPRVIDAAEWTRLQAGLVQRVTALNRFLHDVYHDQEILRAGVIPREQVLNNAQYRPAMQGVRVPSDIYAHIAGVDIVRAGEGEFYVLEDNLRVPSGVSYMLENRKMMMRLFPDLFARNRVAPVDHYPDLLLDNLRSVAPQGVDDPTVVVLTPGMYNSAYFEHAFLAQQMGVTLVQGQDLYVRDDTVYMRSTRGPQRVDVIYRRVDDDYLDPRAFRPESTLGVPGLLDAVRAGRVGVANAIGTGVADDKSIYPFVPDMIEFYLGEKPILNNVPTYQCRKKDDLDYTLANLSELVVKEVHGAGGYGMLIGPASTQAEIASFRERLLAKPDGYIAQPTLALSACPTFVESGIAPRHIDLRPFVLSGKTVSMVPGGLTRVALKEGSLVVNSSQGGGTKDTWILES